Proteins from a single region of Catenulispora acidiphila DSM 44928:
- a CDS encoding cupin domain-containing protein yields MSYPDPRYFADTGEVSATFRPAGAEPEITFASGGTCSLLSTSDTSGGLYGLYRWDFAAAPSGPGTHFHKTMSEAFFVLKGAVRLFNGEKWVEATPGDYLFVPPGGLHAFRNESGEPASMLLMFAPGAPRENYFRGLVEGMQNTMGEAFFLEHDQYNVKD; encoded by the coding sequence ATGTCCTACCCGGACCCGCGTTATTTCGCCGACACCGGCGAGGTCAGCGCCACGTTCCGGCCGGCCGGCGCCGAGCCCGAGATCACCTTCGCCTCCGGCGGGACCTGCAGCCTGCTGTCGACCTCCGACACCTCCGGCGGTTTGTACGGACTCTACCGCTGGGACTTCGCGGCGGCGCCGAGCGGTCCGGGCACGCACTTCCACAAGACCATGAGCGAGGCCTTCTTCGTCCTGAAGGGCGCCGTGCGCCTGTTCAACGGCGAGAAGTGGGTCGAGGCGACGCCCGGCGACTACCTGTTCGTGCCGCCCGGCGGGCTGCACGCGTTCCGCAACGAGTCCGGCGAGCCGGCCTCGATGCTGCTGATGTTCGCCCCCGGCGCGCCGCGCGAGAACTACTTCCGCGGTCTGGTCGAGGGGATGCAGAACACGATGGGAGAGGCTTTCTTCCTGGAGCACGACCAGTACAACGTGAAGGACTGA
- a CDS encoding prenyltransferase: MTVRSARSASPVEGLAAATELLACEGVLSAAQIRTTVEAIAALQRPDGAIPWFHGGHLDPWDHIEAAMALDAAGLADRALAAYRWLAASQNPDGSWYAAYADAPGGVTEPTNRLRETNFSAYIAVGVWHHWLATGDEDFLAQMWQPVQRATDFVLSLQTAGGEILWCRDEQGREADEALLTGCSSMYQALRCALAVAERLGRDRPDWELACGRLGHALTAHPERFADKGTYSMDWYYPVLGTALRGAAAEQRIAEGWDDFVVRDLGVRCVSTNPWVTGGETCELALALWAIGDTERARMLLRDIQHLRDDADGMYWTGRVFEADGAGHEPALWPVEKTTWTAGALLLALAVLAEEKATVAVFGGDGLPEGLPVACSVAECVAA, from the coding sequence TCGAGGCGATAGCCGCGCTCCAACGTCCCGACGGCGCGATCCCGTGGTTCCACGGCGGCCACCTGGACCCCTGGGACCACATCGAGGCGGCGATGGCGCTGGACGCGGCCGGGCTGGCGGACCGCGCGCTGGCCGCCTACCGCTGGCTGGCGGCGTCGCAGAACCCTGACGGTTCCTGGTACGCGGCGTACGCCGACGCGCCGGGCGGCGTCACCGAGCCGACCAACCGGCTGCGCGAGACCAACTTCAGCGCCTACATCGCGGTCGGCGTGTGGCACCACTGGCTGGCGACCGGCGACGAGGACTTCCTGGCCCAGATGTGGCAGCCGGTGCAGCGCGCGACGGACTTCGTGCTGAGCCTGCAGACCGCCGGCGGGGAGATCCTGTGGTGCCGCGACGAGCAGGGACGCGAAGCCGACGAGGCGCTGCTGACCGGCTGCTCGTCGATGTACCAGGCGCTGCGCTGCGCGCTGGCGGTCGCCGAGCGCCTCGGACGCGATCGCCCGGACTGGGAGCTGGCGTGCGGCCGGTTGGGGCACGCGCTCACGGCGCACCCGGAGCGCTTCGCGGACAAGGGCACGTACTCGATGGACTGGTACTACCCGGTGCTCGGCACGGCGCTGCGCGGAGCGGCGGCCGAGCAGCGGATCGCCGAGGGCTGGGACGATTTCGTGGTCCGGGACCTCGGCGTGCGCTGCGTCTCGACGAACCCGTGGGTCACCGGCGGCGAGACCTGCGAACTGGCACTGGCGCTGTGGGCGATCGGCGACACCGAACGGGCCCGGATGCTGCTGCGCGACATCCAGCATCTGCGCGACGACGCCGACGGGATGTACTGGACCGGCCGCGTCTTCGAGGCGGACGGCGCGGGGCACGAGCCCGCGCTGTGGCCGGTGGAGAAGACCACGTGGACGGCCGGCGCCCTGCTGTTGGCGCTCGCGGTGCTCGCCGAGGAGAAGGCGACGGTCGCGGTGTTCGGGGGCGACGGGCTGCCCGAAGGGTTGCCGGTGGCGTGCTCGGTCGCGGAGTGCGTCGCGGCTTGA
- a CDS encoding YciI family protein, with protein MKYMLIFRADDKALESMATTDFAAMIEKVGKMNDELIRAGVLLAAEGLAGPEESVIVDYSAEPPVVTDGPYGETKELFNGFYILNVASMQEAVEWAKRSPITGPGFKTEIRRVTTIDEMPQDNEWIKKERAWREATGQL; from the coding sequence GTGAAGTACATGCTGATCTTCCGCGCCGACGACAAGGCCCTGGAGTCCATGGCCACCACCGACTTCGCCGCCATGATCGAGAAGGTCGGGAAGATGAACGACGAGCTGATCCGCGCCGGCGTGCTGCTGGCCGCCGAGGGTCTGGCCGGACCCGAGGAGAGCGTCATCGTCGACTACTCGGCCGAGCCGCCGGTGGTGACCGACGGGCCCTACGGGGAGACCAAGGAGCTGTTCAACGGCTTCTACATCCTCAACGTCGCCTCGATGCAGGAGGCCGTGGAATGGGCCAAGCGCTCGCCGATCACCGGTCCCGGATTCAAGACCGAGATCCGCCGGGTGACCACGATCGACGAGATGCCGCAGGACAACGAGTGGATCAAGAAGGAGCGCGCGTGGCGCGAGGCCACCGGGCAGCTCTGA
- a CDS encoding DUF1349 domain-containing protein, translating to MIHTTETIVPWSAGSWLNPPPAVREEGGDLVVTAAAESDFWRTTSYGFVHDDGHALLTDFPAGSAVEVSFRCALTEQFDQAGVLVRVDEQTWTKSGVEFADGAPQLGAVVTRGMSDWSTAPVPEWADREVTIRVSRAGDALTVRARCEDGPWRLVRLAPLDPDAVAQAGPACCAPTRAGLDVRFTKFTIGPADESLH from the coding sequence GTGATCCACACCACAGAGACGATAGTCCCCTGGTCCGCCGGGTCCTGGCTGAACCCGCCGCCCGCGGTCCGTGAAGAGGGCGGCGACCTGGTCGTCACCGCCGCCGCCGAGTCGGACTTCTGGCGCACCACGAGCTACGGCTTCGTCCACGACGACGGCCACGCCCTGCTCACCGACTTCCCCGCCGGCAGCGCGGTCGAGGTCTCCTTCCGGTGCGCGCTGACCGAGCAGTTCGACCAGGCCGGCGTACTGGTCCGGGTGGACGAGCAGACCTGGACCAAGTCCGGCGTCGAGTTCGCGGACGGCGCGCCGCAGCTCGGCGCCGTCGTCACCCGCGGCATGTCGGACTGGTCGACGGCGCCGGTCCCGGAGTGGGCCGACCGCGAGGTGACCATCCGGGTCAGCCGCGCCGGCGACGCCCTCACCGTGCGGGCCCGCTGCGAGGACGGTCCCTGGCGCCTGGTCCGCTTGGCGCCGCTGGACCCGGACGCCGTCGCGCAGGCAGGTCCGGCGTGCTGCGCCCCGACCCGCGCCGGACTGGACGTCCGCTTCACCAAGTTCACCATCGGCCCGGCGGACGAGTCGCTGCACTGA
- a CDS encoding serine/threonine-protein kinase, whose translation MQIGTDPSRPGRLVGGRYRLVDRLGAGGIGRVWRAHDQTLGIDVAIKEVSLPFMLSEAQLAERLSRAEREARNTVRLRDQPGIVTVHDVVIDDDAPWIVMQLVSGTSLDEHLTEHGPLSVENTAKVADTMLRALAAAHAAGIVHRDVKPANVLLASDGRVLLTDFGIAQHENDSSLTMTGAVIGSAEYLAPERARAAEAGPASDLFSLGVTLYQAVEGVSPFRRDSPTATMTAVLFEQPKPPKNAGRLTGLLAALLAKDPAQRPTVQAALRMLNENPAGVPSPAPTLASASTPPTPLIPPTRELANVSHAGHAGNVPPYHPTPHQPAPYLAGQTLTPPPPPKSGTGMKVGLAAMGVVAVAALTTLGITALSHSGTPQAGPTTSTTSKTGTPTGTPTPSATTPTSPTSPDSLDTSDTSDTSDTSTSTSTPPDTGGSKAGCAEASRDLDAFNAADPAANGGKDFQIAADHALADKLAADAAKATDPAVKAAIQSEADGWNTFANAYQHNDTTGMNKQIPLTTKDIAAVNTACTS comes from the coding sequence ATGCAGATCGGGACTGACCCATCACGGCCCGGCCGCTTGGTCGGCGGCCGGTATCGCCTGGTAGACCGGTTGGGCGCCGGCGGAATTGGCCGCGTCTGGCGGGCCCATGATCAGACGCTGGGCATCGACGTGGCCATCAAGGAAGTCTCGCTGCCCTTCATGCTCTCGGAGGCGCAGCTGGCCGAGCGGCTCAGCCGGGCCGAGCGCGAGGCCCGCAACACCGTGCGGCTGCGCGACCAGCCGGGCATCGTGACCGTGCACGACGTCGTGATCGACGACGACGCGCCGTGGATCGTGATGCAGCTGGTCTCCGGCACCTCGCTGGACGAGCACCTGACCGAGCACGGCCCGCTGAGCGTGGAGAACACCGCGAAGGTCGCCGACACGATGCTGCGCGCGCTGGCCGCGGCGCACGCCGCCGGGATCGTGCACCGCGACGTGAAGCCAGCGAACGTGCTGCTCGCGAGCGACGGCCGGGTCCTGCTCACCGACTTCGGCATAGCCCAGCACGAGAACGACAGCTCTCTGACGATGACCGGCGCGGTCATCGGCTCGGCGGAGTACCTGGCGCCCGAGCGCGCCCGCGCCGCCGAAGCCGGTCCGGCCTCGGACCTGTTCTCCCTCGGCGTGACGCTCTACCAGGCGGTCGAGGGCGTCTCGCCGTTCCGCCGCGACTCGCCGACCGCCACGATGACCGCGGTCTTGTTCGAGCAGCCGAAGCCGCCGAAGAACGCCGGGCGCCTGACCGGTCTGTTAGCGGCGCTGTTGGCGAAGGACCCGGCCCAGCGGCCGACGGTGCAGGCGGCACTGCGGATGCTGAACGAGAACCCGGCTGGCGTCCCCAGCCCGGCGCCGACCCTGGCGTCCGCCTCGACACCGCCCACGCCGCTGATCCCGCCGACGCGGGAGCTGGCGAACGTGTCGCACGCGGGGCACGCGGGGAACGTCCCGCCGTATCACCCCACACCGCACCAGCCGGCGCCGTATCTGGCCGGCCAGACGCTGACCCCTCCCCCGCCGCCGAAGAGCGGCACCGGGATGAAGGTCGGGCTGGCGGCCATGGGGGTCGTCGCCGTCGCGGCGCTGACGACGCTCGGCATCACGGCGCTATCGCACTCCGGCACGCCGCAGGCCGGACCGACCACGTCGACGACCTCGAAGACCGGCACGCCGACCGGGACGCCGACGCCCTCCGCGACGACCCCGACGAGCCCGACGAGCCCGGATTCGCTGGACACCTCTGACACGTCCGACACGTCCGACACCTCGACATCGACCAGCACCCCGCCGGACACCGGCGGCAGCAAGGCCGGCTGCGCCGAAGCCTCCCGCGACCTCGACGCCTTCAACGCCGCCGACCCGGCCGCCAACGGCGGCAAGGACTTCCAGATCGCGGCCGACCACGCGCTGGCCGACAAACTGGCCGCGGACGCTGCGAAGGCCACCGATCCGGCGGTGAAGGCGGCGATCCAGAGCGAGGCGGACGGCTGGAACACGTTCGCCAACGCCTACCAGCACAACGACACCACCGGGATGAACAAGCAGATCCCGTTGACCACCAAGGACATCGCCGCGGTGAACACGGCTTGCACTTCCTGA
- a CDS encoding DUF899 family protein: MTADRPPLPEVTDRQTWQAQLDELAVREKAHTREGDRLAAARRRLPMVEVDPSIPVVGAQGPVPLLDVFEGRRMLTVYYAMWHDDRAPKDQCEGCTFFTAEVQELAYLHSRDVTYAVFSQGPYELSRAYYDFLGWDVPWYSARDSAEQLLADRWFGMRVSYLREGDRVFETYWTTGRGVERAAPSYAILDETLYGRQETWEDSPEGWPKEFGVSGEQFRVEGRPTAQWVQLSAGKKEPF; encoded by the coding sequence ATGACCGCAGACCGACCCCCGCTCCCGGAGGTCACCGACCGCCAGACCTGGCAGGCCCAGCTCGACGAGCTGGCCGTCCGCGAGAAGGCGCACACCCGCGAGGGCGACAGGCTCGCCGCGGCCCGCCGCCGGCTGCCGATGGTCGAGGTGGATCCGTCCATCCCGGTCGTCGGCGCGCAGGGCCCGGTCCCGCTGCTCGACGTGTTCGAGGGCCGGCGCATGCTGACCGTGTACTACGCCATGTGGCACGACGACCGCGCCCCGAAGGACCAGTGCGAAGGCTGCACCTTCTTCACCGCCGAGGTCCAGGAGCTGGCGTACCTGCACTCCCGCGACGTCACCTATGCGGTCTTCTCGCAGGGCCCGTACGAGCTCAGCCGCGCCTACTACGACTTCCTCGGCTGGGACGTGCCCTGGTACTCGGCGCGCGACTCCGCCGAACAGCTGCTCGCCGACCGCTGGTTCGGTATGCGCGTCAGCTACCTGCGGGAGGGCGACCGCGTGTTCGAGACCTACTGGACCACCGGACGCGGGGTGGAGCGTGCCGCGCCGAGCTACGCGATCCTGGACGAGACGCTCTACGGCCGCCAGGAGACCTGGGAGGACTCGCCCGAGGGCTGGCCGAAGGAGTTCGGCGTCTCCGGTGAGCAGTTCCGGGTCGAGGGTCGGCCGACGGCGCAGTGGGTCCAGCTCAGCGCCGGCAAGAAGGAACCGTTCTAG